A single genomic interval of Rhinopithecus roxellana isolate Shanxi Qingling chromosome 11, ASM756505v1, whole genome shotgun sequence harbors:
- the REEP3 gene encoding receptor expression-enhancing protein 3 isoform X2 → MMYWIVFALYTVIETVADQTVAWFPLYYELKIAFVIWLLSPYTKGASLIYRKFLHPLLSSKEREIDDYIVQAKERGYETMVNFGRQGLNLAATAAVTAAVKSQGAITERLRSFSMHDLTAIQGDEPVGQRPYQPLPEAKKKSKPAPGESAGYGIPLKDGDEKTDEEAEGPFSDDEMLTHKGLRRSQSMKSVKTTKGRKEVRYGSLKYKVKKRPQVYF, encoded by the exons GTTTCCCCTGTACTATGAGCTGAAGATTGCTTTTGTCATATGGCTGCTTTCTCCCTATACCAAAGGAGCAAGtttaatatatagaaaattcCTTCATCCACTTCTTTCTTCAAAGGAAAGG GAGATTGATGATTACATTGTACAAGCAAAGGAACGAGGCTATGAAACCATGGTAAACTTTGGACGGCAAGGTTTAAACCTTGCAGCTACTGCTGCTGTTACTGCAGCAGTAAAG AGCCAAGGAGCAATAACTGAACGTCTAAGAAGCTTCAGCATGCATGATTTAACGGCTATCCAAGGTGATGAGCCTGTGGGACAAAGACCATACCAACCTCTAccagaagcaaaaaagaaaagtaaaccagCCCCTGGTGAATCAGCAG GTTATGGAATTCCACTGaaagatggagatgagaaaacaGATGAGGAAGCGGAGGGGCCATTTTCAGATGATGAGATGTTAACACACAAAGGACTTCGAAGATCACAAAGCATGAAATCTGTGAAAACCACCAAAGGCCGCAAAGAG GTACGGTACGGGTCACTGAAATATAAAGTGAAGAAGCGACCACAAGTGTATTTTTAG